The sequence below is a genomic window from Plasmodium gaboni strain SY75 chromosome 10, whole genome shotgun sequence.
cttcattataatcattattCATTCCTATAAATGGAACATTCATTTTTctagaaataatattttttgcTGCTTGTTGTATGCTTAGATCTAGTTTACTAGAAAAAGCTATTGacttattattattattataaaaatctGTTTGCAAATTTGAAAATTTatctttatcatttaatataaatgagGAGCTTTCTATACTTGgtaaaatattatttattggtaatttatcattttgatctttaataatatcattatatgCTGATgcttctttatttatttgtattatttcatctatttcattttcatttaatatagGCTCTGGTAAATTTAATCGAACACGTTTTCTTAAATGACTTAATTCATTAAATTGtttatcataattttctATAGTAGATAACAAATTTGattcttcattattattataatgagAATGATGTCTTTTccctttatttttatcataattcatagcatcatttatattttcaacATCCATCGATTTTATACTTTTCTTCAGAtttgattttttattttcatataaatcatcattaatattttgttcatcTGTAACATCATAAAAACCTTTTAATGGTTTCCtttgaaataaaatttcTTTGGAATGatcaattttatttttatcttttcttttataatttaatgATGTAATACCAGCTGCTTTCaattctctttttttttgtaataaaGCTAATCTTCTGGCTTGTTCCAATTGTTTTTCTCTAGCCTTCCTTTTAGCTTTTTTACCTTTTGTATTTGCAAGTCTAGCTTTAGCTTCTGCTAgcatttctttttcatcttcatcCATATCTACTGGATCTGCCCTTGCTGGTCTAGATTCAGGAGCAGGGTCTATTTCACCTGGTCTAAGATGTCGTGGgttcttatttttatcataaaCCTTTCCTTCAGCTTCATCAAGAAGATATTCATAATGTTCTAAACATTGTTGTGCTGTTCTTCCAACTATAGGTGCAATGGTTCTCCATTGCGTTGGAAACAGTTTGGCTAGATGTAAAAgtttttcttcttcttctttattCCATTCTGTTTTTTTAACAGAAGGATCAAGCCATTCATACCACCTGGCTTTACATTGTTTAGCTGATTTACGAACTAATAAAGATGCAACTCTTGACCAATTATTTAAACCATATTTCATAACAGCTGCTTTAAGAACTTCATCCTCACAATTCTTCCATATACCTCCTTTGATTTGAATCCTCatcttttcttttttcttgCAAATTAATCAAACTTTAAACAATTcaaataaacataatataaacataatatatatcaaatatatattatatatatatatttaatatgttCTAAAAAGGTTTAatttatgtatgtatttttttttttcctaGGGCAATCTTTAATATTGAACAAAATAAACAAGAATCTAATTTTTCCCTTTTAAAAcaaaagataaatatatatcttataatTCTATATACTTTATGATATGATATATTTCAATgtatatcatttatatcttcattataagaaagataaatatatattcatcaAAAGGGGAAAcaatacatatataaataatattacaataaaattaccaaaaaaaaaaattatatatatatatatataaatgtaataatgatatataaatttatttttattctatatacataatatattacaatatgtattatatatatatattatatatttttttaatttatatcttttaattatcatttcattatataaaaaaaaatttcatgatatattttttctacTATAATGatcataaaaattttattttttttagaGCCTTAAAAAAAGCAAgggaaaaatatatatttataaaattaaataatatacttaaaaaaatgtattatatatataatatataatatggCATCATGAAtcaatttttatatttatatttttatgagcttatatataatattaataatatgtatatattaaaataacataaatatatgtacaatatatataattgaataattatatattccctttttttaattccctataaaaaaaaaaaaaaaaaaaaaaaaaaaaattggaAAAACATTagaacataataataataaataaaataaaataaaaaatattatatatatttatataatataatatatttaattatatttgttttattttataaaatattatattatatataaggtataaatattataaacttatattttaatgtTACCACAATATCGATTCTTgaatatgtatatttttattaattaaatattttattttgttaaCAGTCTGATTTAAACACgtttctttattatataaacaaaaaagaagaatatacattttcatataaaataaatacaatatatataatatatatataatataatatatattttgtatatatatatatatataacctattttttgatatttaaaaatgatgcTTAATTTGTAAAATTTTTTACCATATAatgtttctttttattatgtatatgaAACCTTgtcattatataaataaacatatatatatgtaggTATCCTAATAATTGTTATGTAGGGATACATCAAGtatttgtatatatgtatatatttttgttataactgcattgttaaaaaaaaaaaaaggcaaaaggaaaaaggaaattcatttatatatatattgatatatttatttatacatgtgtgatttgttttatatatttaatatttttttgctttttttttttgtaacCAATGATGCTTGAAGATTTTAATACATTGCCTTTAATAAAATCTATAAGAGAAGATAGTTTAGATGATGTATTAAAGtttttagaaaataattataaagaatatgaaGTAGATGAAAATGGAGAAgcaaaaaataaaattgaaTTAGTCGATAAACAAACACAAGCTACTCCCTTATTTTATGTAACAGCAAGAAAAAGTGATGAAGAATCAGTTGAAATATCAAAACTTAttattgaaaaatatgCAATATGTAATCCAATATCAAAAGATTTAATGAAACAAACTTGCTTATTTTATGCAGCTAGAGAAGGTCATCTTAATTTGtgtaattatttaataGAAAAGGGTTGTAACCCTAATGATCAAGATAATTTTGGACAAAcatgtttattttatgcATCAAGAGAAGGAAAAACAGATTGTGTATTAacattaataaaaaaaggagCAAATCCAAATTTACTAGATTTAAACAAACAAACATGTTTGTTTTATGCATGTAGAGATGGAAGGTATGATACTGTTAAATGTTTATTAGAAAATGGTGTTAATCCATCTGTAAAGGATGCTCAAAGAAGAACAGCATTAACATTTGCAAAAGGGAATGgtcataataatattattaatcTACTTAAAAACATGGGTACATTCAGTAGGTCTTCAATTGACAGTAATGCACAGTTGGGAAATATCACAATGTTGAGAAgtaaattaaaaaaaaaaaataaaaaaaataaaaaaataaaaaagaaaataagtaatatatattatgtgtttatatataattaatgttgaattgttatatatatatacatatatatatatgtattgtattggtgtatatttattttatttttttatttttttctagGAAATTCATCTAGCTATATAGCGGCTAGCTCACCAAACGAAAGTAACCTGAACAATCAGACTGTTCAGGCGGAAAACGTCCCCAACGTAAATTTTAAAACTGaaggtaaaaaaaaaaaaaaaaaaaaaaaaaaaatacacatatatatatatatatatatatatatatatattaagcTTCTTATAatggtatatatatttaagtagtttattttatatttatatatatatatatatatatattttcttatattttaatagATAATCAACTGAGGAAAAAGTACAAGCTTCAATACAAGCCTCTGTCCGATGAAGACCCATTATTGTGGGTCGATGCTCctttaataaaaataaaagaatttGAAAGAAAATTTCCTGAATTAGCTTTATGGCCTAAAAATGTATCCCAATCAAATGTAGAAGTGAATAACGCTAATGATGCATTTAATAAACAATGGTATTTATTAGCTAATCAATTAATATTAAGTTTAAGTAAATATGAAGGTGGTCATATATTTGAGAAATTAGTGGATGCAAAGAAACAGAATTGTCCAGATTATTATGATGTAATTAAAAACCCAATGTCATTTAGTTgtattaaaacaaaattaaaGAAGGGTCAATATGCTTATCCTTCAGAATTTGTAAAAGATGTTCAATTAATTTTTGATAACTGTagtttatataatacttCAAATTCGGTAGTAGCAATTAcaggaaaaaatatagaaacTTATTTTAATAATCAGTTAATAGTAATTggttataataatttcattttaaaagaacaaaaaattaatgaGAATTTAAAACTTGtagaagaagaaaatattaagtggagcaatgaaaaagaagatCAAATAAAGGAAGTAGACgaattagaaaataatCAGGAGGAAGGTTCAAAAAAGGAAtgaaacaaaaaagaaaaacaaaaaaaaaagaaaagaaaagaaaaattataatataaaatgaaataaaataaaataaaataaaatgcaatatattatatccAATTTGATATAAATACTTTTGGGACCttatatacaatatatcTACAAACATTTAGACATACATACCTAATATATTGGTTATTATGctccttttttttttatatattgttataaagctagtaatttttttattctaattaaaatacatatgatttattaatatttataaatttttatgtaaccaatttgtttattatatttcatttaatatttttttttaatctgttcatatattttttttaaatctttaaaaaatttttacctttttttttttttttataaaataaaaattataaaataaatatcaaGAGAATCCTtgtaaaaaatgaataatattgtaaaattttttataaaagaaatatatatatatatatgttgtttatttatgttagttctataaatacatataggttaataaatatacatgTACATACATACGTTTTACTTATATATCTACAGATAttcatattctttatatatatatattttttttcttttttttttggttcAACTGTTTACCatttcaaaataaaaaatattttaaaacTAAGGTCGATTATATGTATCCTTAAATATATggtataaataataattccCGATAATgcaaagaaaaaaaaaaaataataataactgaaatataaagtaagaataaaatttttctattttattagctactatatatatatatttatgtatacACCGTTgtcttattttatttatatatttataattttattttttttgttgttgttgCCATCCGACaattataaacatattaattGTATATGACAAAATAAATCgtttaaaaatatgaataaaaatattattcaaatatatatatttgtttttatattattacttaaACAACATATTGTTGTTTTAAAGAATGAAGAACTTACGCATCCTTATTCAATAACAAAGAAGGATACTAAAGCTATTGTaaatgttaataataaattgaagagtattaatatacatgaattagataatattagtagaaacattttttctggaagtgataataaaaattatattttaataaaattaaaaaagcAGGATATTTTTTCCAAAAAATTATCTACTTATTATGGCCAAGTACAAATAGGTGAAGATTCAGAAAATAATCTGAACGTTCTTTTTGATACAGGTTCATCAGAAGTATGGATTTTAAATGACACTTGTAAAAATAGTATGTGTAATAATCTACATAGGAAATATAAGAGGACTAAATCATTTGTTTATAAGTATGATAAGAAGGGTTTACCTTCaattatagaaatattttatcttaGTGGGAAAATAATTGCTTTTGAAGGTATTACACctaaaatatatatatatatatatatatgtgtttatatgttaaataAATGCATATACtagatttttttttattaaaaaaatattatgcATATTTCAGGTTATGATACTATCTATATAGggaaaaaattaaaagtTCCCCAGACGAATATTTCTTTCGCTGtaaaataatgataatatatatatatatatatatatatattttatttttatgtatgAACATAttctatttattttatatttatatagaCCAAGGTTGATATACCAATATTAGAGGAATTCAAATGggtaaataaataaatatatattcattaataagtaacacatttatttaactatatatatataatatatatatatatatatatatatatatatattttggttatgtgtttatatattttattttttttcagGATGGTATAATTGGCTTAGGCTTTGAAAATGAGGACTCCAAAAAGAGAGGAATAAAACCATTgtagataataatatggatacgataaataaataaatatatataaatatatatatttttatttattattatttcctttttaatAGTCTAGATCTTTTAAAGgatgataaaatattaactaataaaaattataaaaatcaaTTCGGATATTACTTGTCAGATAAAGGTGgattgaaaaaaaaaatatatattttaatttaaaaacaaCTCTACATATAGAATAAAATgtaacatatatatatatatatatatgtgtgtgtgtgttcattcattttgtacttatttttatagaaGGTTATATTACATTGGGGGGAATAGATAATAGGCTGAAGAATGCTCCTGATGAAGAAATAATGTTAAATATGAAACNNNNNNNNNNNNNNNNNNNNNNNNNNNNNNNNNNNNNNNNNNNNNNNNNNNNNNNNNNNNNNNNNNNNNNNNNNNNNNNNNNNNNNNNNNNNNNNNNNNNtaaataataaaattttatttatatttttttttttttttttttattttcaggttatttttttttttttttttttttttttttttttttctcttatATAATGAGCACATCAAATACGTCGTAAgatcatataaattttgttGAAACCTAGAagaaatttttaaatatcTATATTCACGTGTTTATTgttatttctatatatgtgtaaaaagataattaaatttaaataatatacagaatattaaattttaagTTTTTAACAAAgtataatttaaaaaaaaagaaaaaaaaaaaaacatacacatatatcattatatatattattaatactTTGTTgatgtattattatactcataaatatgaatttaCAAATTATCTTATACTTGgtcataaaaaaaaaaaaaatatacatatataatatatatatatatatatatatacatatacatttCGGTGTATTAAATTTTGCTAAATATAGAGCACAgtaatgaaaaaaaaaaagataaaaaaagtagggttataaaaagtaaaaaCTTAATACAATTgataaatgaatatataaataataaatatatataaaaataaaaaaaaaaagaaatgtatcattttataatatcatattttatgaGTATACAACTAAAATgtttcatttaaaaaaaaaaggaaaatgagagaaaaaaattagattaaatgaaaatattacaCGTCGGgcaaaaaaaatatacatatatatatatatatatatatatatatacatgtatgtattatatGTTACTAAAAAGTTATTAAATGTTTTGGGGTTGttaaaatatgttataaacatttttaaattatatacatataaatatatatatatatatatatataatttatatattattatatttttaattctatatttttattcatttaatctatattttacaaattttaaaaaaatcacacacagaaaaaaaaaaaaaaaaaaaaaaaaaaaataataataatataataattgttataataattatttgtactattatttctttttcttcttcttcttcttctttttttttttttttttttttctatgATTCATAAGTTGTCTAAATCGATATCTTGAACATCTTGGTCAACATAGGATAATTCACTTACAGGGGAAATATTACCATTCATGTTTGAAGgttttttttcttttttttgttgttcCCATAAATCTTTGCTTGCATATAATTTTACATATTCTACAcaaaattgaaaaaaatatttaagaGAAATTAAGTGTATGATAATATGACGATACtgataatatttataaataaatatgatgaaaagaaaaaacacacatatatatatataaatacgcacacacatacatatacatatatatatatatattttggGATCACTCTAAAATTGATATGGACGTATGagaagaattatataaaaataattacCTTTAActttttcttcatatatatttttatctttcATTAATAAAGAAGCAGCATCACTATTCAATGGATCGGATGGGTTAGGGTAGGTTAATAGTTGTGGTAAAAAAACTTCAAAAACGTTAACAAGACCtttaaaattatgaaaataaaaaaatataataaatatgttagaaaaaatatatgcatatatatatatatatatatatatgcatatttatatgtgtgtttattttttactatATAAGGGGGTCCATGTTTGATTTATAACATCGAGACACACAGATCCTGATGCCTCATCAACATTAGGAtgtaataatttatttataaaacCTATGGATGGTGAAGCAAATGGATAATCATCAGGTAAGGTCACGTGAACTTTCCATATACCTCCCTCATAAGCAGCTAAccaaaaataaaaaattatataaatatatataatattaacttattatattatatatatatatatatatatatatatatatatatatcacataaaaaataatataaggGCCTTACTTCCA
It includes:
- a CDS encoding plasmepsin VII; the protein is MNKNIIQIYIFVFILLLKQHIVVLKNEELTHPYSITKKDTKAIVNVNNKLKSINIHELDNISRNIFSGSDNKNYILIKLKKQDIFSKKLSTYYGQVQIGEDSENNLNVLFDTGSSEVWILNDTCKNSMCNNLHRKYKRTKSFVYKYDKKGLPSIIEIFYLSGKIIAFEGYDTIYIGKKLKVPQTNISFATKVDIPILEEFKWDGIIGLGFENEDSKKRGIKPFLDLLKDDKILTNKNYKNQFGYYLSDKEGYITLGGIDNRLKNAPDEEI
- a CDS encoding putative ubiquitin-conjugating enzyme, whose amino-acid sequence is MNPQTSLTRKQCDFTKLIMAGYDLELNNGSTQDFDVMFHGPNGTAYEGGIWKVHVTLPDDYPFASPSIGFINKLLHPNVDEASGSVCLDVINQTWTPLYSLVNVFEVFLPQLLTYPNPSDPLNSDAASLLMKDKNIYEEKVKEYVKLYASKDLWEQQKKEKKPSNMNGNISPVSELSYVDQDVQDIDLDNL
- a CDS encoding putative bromodomain protein, with amino-acid sequence MMLEDFNTLPLIKSIREDSLDDVLKFLENNYKEYEVDENGEAKNKIELVDKQTQATPLFYVTARKSDEESVEISKLIIEKYAICNPISKDLMKQTCLFYAAREGHLNLCNYLIEKGCNPNDQDNFGQTCLFYASREGKTDCVLTLIKKGANPNLLDLNKQTCLFYACRDGRYDTVKCLLENGVNPSVKDAQRRTALTFAKGNGHNNIINLLKNMGTFSRSSIDSNAQLGNITMLRRNSSSYIAASSPNESNLNNQTVQAENVPNVNFKTEDNQLRKKYKLQYKPLSDEDPLLWVDAPLIKIKEFERKFPELALWPKNVSQSNVEVNNANDAFNKQWYLLANQLILSLSKYEGGHIFEKLVDAKKQNCPDYYDVIKNPMSFSCIKTKLKKGQYAYPSEFVKDVQLIFDNCSLYNTSNSVVAITGKNIETYFNNQLIVIGYNNFILKEQKINENLKLVEEENIKWSNEKEDQIKEVDELENNQEEGSKKE